TATGCGCAGGGGACATTTCAGAGATGCAGATTAATCTGGAAAAGCTCATTTCATTAATCTCAGCTTCAAAAACCCCTGTTTTAATAATTCATGGCAACCATGAGGACCCGGAAAACCTCAAGAGGGTATGCAGCAGGTTTGAAAGCGTGATTTTCCTGCACAAGAAAGAATACATATTTGACGACTGCATCTTTCTCGGATACGGCGGAGGGGGTTTTGCCCTAAGAGAGAGGGATTTCAGGGAAACCGCAAAAGGGTTCTCTGAAATAATAAGAAGGAATCCCAAAAAAAAGATAATTCTCATAACTCATGCGCCTCCCAGAGGAACAAGGCTTGACCTTCTCGGAAGGGAGCACAGAGGAAATTCCGACATACGGGAATTCATGGAAAAAAACAGGATTAAACTTCTCGTGTGCGGGCACTTCCATGAGAATTTCGGAGTAAAAGACAAAATCGGGAATAAAATTCTGATAAACCCCGGGCACGGAAGAATAATTAATGTTTAATCACAATGAATTCCCTATCAGGAGAATTACAAGGATTCCTGCTGTGTTAAGGACGAAAGAGAATATTGAGAAAACTTTCTGGGAAACTGACATTGATGCGGCAAAAAGATAAACTCCTATTTCGTCAGGAAGGGGAGATGCTATCACAAACCCTCCGACAACCATAAGGATGTATTTGCTGAATACCCCTCCTTTTCTGCTCAAAAGGGAAATTATCCTCTCCTGTGAAAGCTCCTGCATCTCATCTGCAAATGAGCTTCTTATCAGATTGAATATTATTAAATCTCCGATAAGAGCGCCTAAACCTGCGATCAGCCCTGCTGCAATGATATTCTGCTCTTTTGAAAGAATCAAGAGAATCGCTGTTGCGGGCGCTGCTGTAAAGCCGTAGGCAAAGAAAACTCCTGAGAGAAATGTTCCAAGGTAGCCTGCTGAGATTATTACGCGATGAAACTGCTGAAAAGAGTTATTCCTGAAGATAAAATAAGCAAAGACAAAGGTAAGAAGCAGAAGGATTAACTTAGGATATTTTATCCTTAGGACAAAAGTCCTTTTCGGCGTTATTATTGAAAATTCCTTCATTTTAAGCATATTAAAAGAGAGTTTTATAAATTTTTTCAAAAGAAAAACATTACAAGAAATCTATGAGGAGAATATTTTACCGGGGAAAAACTCCGAATTATATTAATCTATACCAAATATCATAAAAAATCGTTCCGAATAGAATTTTAGATTATGAGAAGTTTTTCCATTTAATTTGTGAATTCCTTGGCTCTTTGAAGCGATGTTTTGGCTTTGGTCTGTTTTTCCCCTTCGATTGTCCTATATTGTATGAGGCTTCTTTTTTCTCTTTCAAAGTCAAATGGTGCTATTAATAAATTCGCCATCACTCAGAAAAGGCCTTTACTTATCTTTCCGATCTTTGAACTGTCCATCAAACGCAGCAATCGCCGCTTGTCTCATTTCAAGCAGTTCAAGTGCTTATTCTTCTGGAATCGTAGTTTATGCCGGCAACTCTAAAAAGTCGATGCGCGAAAATGGTTTATCTGTTATTTTTTAGCTTTTCTTTTTCATCCTTCAGCTTGAAGTGCTTTGCAAGCGTCTTCATCATTTCCTGAAAAGTCACTTGTTCAATTAATAATGGCCCGAGGTCTTCATCCCATCTTTTCTTTAGCTTTTTGGCGTTGTTGAACATTTTTATGATGCTGAATTCATGATCTGAGAGTTTACATTTTTGTTCTACAATCTTCATGTTTATTGGAATTTTGTTTTTTATTATTTGGTAGATATCATAGTGATCTCTTGGCTTGTTTCTGCATATTGCAGCAGCAACCTTTTCAGCCACCATTTCTTCCCTTGAAAGGCAAGGGAATGAAAATGGGGGAATATTCTGGTAGAAGTTTTTTATCTTGAGTGTTTCATACTGGGTCAATAGTTTTCCTCGTTCATTGAGATCTATGAATATTTCTCCTTTTCCAAAGCTCGTATTGTATGGCACTATTAACCTAACAAATGTGTCTACATTCTTGTCATGAGTTATTGTTCCAAACAAGTTTGATGAATTTATGGCTTGGTTTATTTCTTCTCTTACATTTGCAATTGACTCGGTTATTGTAAAATCTATGTCTTCGCTTATTCTTGAATGATCCAATATTGTCTTTTGAAGTGCTGTGCCCCCTTTGAAGTATATCGCTTTAATGTTTCTCAATAGGTAAAGAAGCACAGTTATGTAATAGTCTTTTACTAGTAACTGCTTATCAAAGCCTTTTTCCGCAATTATTAATTCAAAATCCTGTTTTCTTAACTCCTTGATTTCATCCATTTTTCAGACTCAATCTTGTTTAATATTTTAAACTCATGTCCATTAACCTCTGCTTTAATTGCCTGTTTTAGGCGTTTTTCTGTTGTCCTTCTGAAAATGATTGTTGTAGTGAGGAATCTCTTTGTTCCCTGTCTTTTAGTTGTATAAACTTCTATCTTCATAGGCACCTGATCTGTAAGCCGCCAGTAATTTGCTGCAGCCCATCCGCCGATAAAATAATTTTTTCCATCCATTACTTCATCTGCCATCATGAAGGAATTCTCACTCCATTTGCCGCTCTTTGCTTTTATTGGGACAAGGTAATATTTTCTTTTGTTTAATGAAATAATTCTTTCCTTTTTGAGAAGCTTGTGGATGGTGTGCCTTACTTGGTTCTTTGTTGAGAAAAAATTTTTAATGTCTTTTTTTGAAAAGAAATATTTCTGCTCAAACTCCAAAAAAGACACAATTCCAATTTCTTTATCTGACAAGCCCTTCATTTTAACATCAAAATCAGCATATTGCTGTAAATAATGTTACAAGTATTTAAATCTACCTCTTCTTTGACAACAAGACAGATTCAAAATCCTCAAAATAATCATTAACCTGCCTCGCGACAGTCCACTTAATAAATGATTTTTTAATCTTAGACCTGTCTTTTGCATTAGCTAATCTTAACAATAAATAATCAGATAACTCTCTTGCAATCAAAGTCTTCTGCACCATATTAATGCGCTTTTCAGAATCCGCTTTGAGCCAATCATTCCAAAACTTCTCGCATAAATCAATTTTTTCTGACTGCATCATTAAAAACATCACCAAGAATAATGCAACAAAGAGGTTATTAAAATTTTACGCGGGACTGTCCAGTGCGCTCTGTGAGAATTTACGGATTCATCATGTGTTCTTTCGGATTATCATCAATAATGCAGAACGATACATTCTTGGTGGCATCGTAAGCAGATGCATCATTAGGTTATGAATAAGAAGGATTATTAAATATTAAAAAAATAATTTAAAAAAAATCAAAAGCTCTTTTTCTTCTTGGTGAGGGTAAGATAAACCATAACCACCAGAAGCGCTATGATTGCAATAATCAGCACAAAAATAAGGAGGGATGAAACCGGTTTCTTCACACTCTCTTCTTCAATTACAGCTGGAGTTTCCTCTGGCGCAGGGGTTTCCTGAGGTGCAGGCGTAGGAACAGGAGTTGGTGTTACTGCTGCCATTTTCCTTCCAACTATTGCAAATGTTGAAAGTGATAGAGAAGTTGCCTCAAAATAATAATAGTTTGAATCTGAGCTAATCTGGGTTGTTGAAAGGTCCTCCCAGGTTAATGTAATGAGGTGCTTCAGGGTAATAGTTGATGGGTCTATATTGTTCGTGAGAAGCCATGATTTTGGAATCTTGAACTTTATCTTAACATTCGTGATTTCAGAATCCAAAAGCCCCACTTTTGTTATCTTGATGTATTTGAAAATGCCTCCGTCTTTTGAAGAGATTGCAATTGTTGCTAATGCCGGCTTTGAAGTTTCGCTTACAATGAGTTTAATGTCTTTCTTATTGGCATTGACATTGACATCTATTTCTGTTATTCCAATGCTGTCCAGCTTTGTGAATTTGAAGCTTGCAGCAGAGCCTGCGCTCACCGAAGCAACAGTCTGCGTTTCTGTAATTCCTGCTGCAACTGCTCCGCCTCCGGTTACTTCAACTCCGCCGCCTGAGGTTCCTCCTTCGCCTGCTGAACAGGCGCTTGCCTGGCATGTTCCAGTTCCGCTGCCGCTAGTGTATTCTGTAGCACCAGAACAGCAATAGCCGCCAGAGCATGCTGCACTGTAGCTGCAGGAGCCGCCAGTGGCAGTCTTGTTTATGGAAATATTCAGGTACGGAGGGCAGTTAAAGCCTAGATGCCATGTTTGCACAGAAGCATTTGCTGCCACTCCATAAATTTTAAATGTAACATTGTCTCCGTCATGCCCATCCACATAGATTTGATAATAACCAGTTTCAGTTATGCCATAATCCCCGACTCTTGTTGTGCCGGCGGCAGTTGCGCCGCTATTGACAAATGCCTCAATTACAGTGCCTGTAGAAGAATAAGTTCCTCCAATGTCAGCATAGCCGCACCAGACAGCAGGAACTGCGCTGACAAGAAATGATGATAGAATAAAGGATATCGCAAGCATGATTGTTAAACTCAATGTTGTTTTTTTCATCTTCATTTTTCGACCCCCAAGGAATATTAAAAATCAAAGGTAAAAAAAATAAAAAAATTTTATATCTGATACCTTATGTCCTTTGTTGAAACATTCAGCTTGAGCCAATAAGGCTTATCGTTGGTGTTATTAACATATCTCAGGGCATTCAAATCCCACTGCAGTGCTTTGTTATAGCCAATCCATGCGCTTCCGTTATAATAAAACGCTTGTGAGTAGTTTGAAGATATTGAATTCAGCATTGCGGTGATAGTAAAGTTGCTGTAACTCATGTTCTCCAAAACTGTCTGCGGAGGTATCCACAAGGTATCCCAAATGGGCGTAAGCCACTGCGTGTAATTAAAGTTGGCATCAGTGTCTAAAATGAAGCCTATTGTGAATTCCTTTATGGTGCCTGCTGTGTCGCTGCATGCCACCCAATAGTTATATATGCTATCAGATAGAGTTCCCAAGTCGCCTGTGTGCTGCATCGCATTCCCTGAAGCTGTCATTGTGCTGCTCATAAAGCTGTAGCTCTTGAATGACGTGTCATACTTGCATGTTGCATATTCGCTTGTAACAATAAGTAAGTCAGGAGTGCTGTTTGTAACAGTGCCTAAGGGCAAGGTTGAATTTATCTGCATCACAGTATTAACTATTGTCACAGCAGTTGCATTCCTGGAAGTTCCGTTCTCATAGCCATCATATGGCGTGATTTCACAAGTCCAGTTCTCTGCCTTTCTGGCTATATTTGCGCCAAGGGCAATTGTTGTTGGGGTGTTATTTGTAACACTTAAAGTTGAAGTGCTATTAACTGAAGTCCCATTCCACCATTTCCATGTAACTGATAAAGTATCTGCCTGTGCATCTGTCACATTGAATGTGCAAGTAAGGTTATTGAATGCATATGCAGTTGACGGACTTATTGTTGGTGTAGTTGTTGAAGGCAGTGCATTCATCTGGAAGTCATCATCTGCTGTGTAGCTGCTGCTTAGATTATATCCATCCCAAGATATCAATTTTACATAGTATGTTGTGCCGTCTGAAAGCGTGACTGTGCTTCCGATTGCAAGCCCTGTTCCCGTATTATTTCCCTCCTGGGCTGTCGGGCTCGCAGTTGTGCCAACATATACAATTGTTGTTATTGTATCGCCATCTACAGGATCAGTTCCTTTTGTCCAGTTAACATTTGGAGTGTGGTTTGTTTCTCTTAAAGTAAGGTTTGTAGTCATAGTTGGCGGTGTAGGCACAAAGTTTAAAATTGCCAATTTAGTTGAGTTTGTCTCATTGCTTAACTGATAAGTATCATTCGCTTTTATTCCGCAAGTGATATTGTCAAAGTGCAGGAATCTGCCTGCAAGCGTTGCGCTATTAGCTCCGGGTATCACACCTGACTGATTATACCAAGCATACAAGACAGTAACTGTATCTCCTTCAGCATCTGTTATCGTGCCATTAGCACAGGTTAAAGTGTCATTTGCATATGCAATTGTTGGAGCAATTGTTGCAGAAGCAACAATAGGCGGCTGGTTCTCGCTGAAATTACTGATTAATGTGTAAGAACTGTCTCCGCCAGCAGCGTCATTAGCCCTGCATCTCCAGTAATATGTATTGCCGTCAGTTGTAGTCCAGGCATAAGAGTCTGATGTTAAATTCTGCAGCAGAGCATTTGGAGTAACTGCTGTTGCAGATGAATTTCCATAGAACTCATAATATATTGTGTCTCCATCAGCATCATAGCTGCCTGTGCAGTTTAAGGTTACGCTGTTGGAGGTCTGCCTTGAAGCACTGCTAGGATTGCTTGCTCCAAGAGTTGGAGCTGTCGGCACAGAGTTTGATATTGTTAATGAAGTTGAGTTGACAGAAGTTCCATTAACACTCCCATCATTAGGAGTTATCTGACAAGTTATGTTTTCATTCTTGTTAAAAGAATTATTTGTCAAATAATTAGTGGTATTAGCCAACAACAAAGTTCCATTCTTGTACCAGTTATAAAGCCACGTTGCTGTGTCAGCAGGGTCATTGTCAGTAAAGCTGGCATTGGTGCAATTAATAATTCCAGTTGTCTTATACGCAGACAAAGGACTTAATGTTGGCGCAGTTGTTGAAGGCACAGAATTACTGATGCTCCTTGTAGTTTCAATAAATGATGAAGAATTAGCAGCTCCATCATAAGCCTGAGCCCTACAATAAATGGTATCTGTCTTTACACAATCGGAATTTGCATTACAATCAAACGTCGCAGTAGTGCTCCAGTTCTGCAGCACTGTTGAATTATCATTGTCTAAGAACTTATAATAATAAGTTATGCTGTCAACATCGGCGTCAGTGCTTCCAGAAGCAGTGCAATTAAGTGTATCATTCTTATAAGCGGTTGTGGGAACAATATTAACCGCACTTGGAACTTCTGGCGCGGTGTTTGCTATGTCCACATTCACTTCATCTTCAGCAGACACATCAGTGCTGTCATTTGCCTTACAACGAACTCTTAACTGGTCATGAGCATCACTTGCCAACACAGTGTAAGTAGTGGTAGTTGAATATGCTTGGGTAGTATTTGCACCATTTAAATTATAGAATTCATAATAATAAGTGATACTGTCAGAATCTGCATCATAACTATCAGTGCAAGCGGCTGTTATTGTTTCGCCAACCTTCTTGTTGTTGTCAGCAACCAAGTCAGTTGGAGTAGTTGGAGCAGTATTGGAAATTGTAAGCGCTGTTGAGTTTACAGAAGTTCCATTAACAGCCCCATCATTAGGAGTTATCTGACATACCAAAACATCAGTCTTGACAAATGAACCATTTGTCAAATAATTGGTAATGTTAGGCAATAAAGTATTATTTTTGTACCAGTTATAAAGCCACGTTGCTGTGTCAGCAGGGTCATTGTCAGTAAAGCTGGCATTGGTGCAATTAATAACCCCGGTCGTCTTGTAAGCTGGCGAAGGACTTAGCGCTGGCGCAGTTGTTGAAGGCACAGAATTCTGAATAACAACCGTAGTATTTTTATATGTAGTTGAGTTCACAGTGCCATCATAAGCCAATGCAATACACATTATAGAATTGCCCTTTGTGCATAAAGCATTGGCGTTGCAGTCAAACGTTGCAGTAGTGCCCCAAGCCTGCAAAACAGTTGAATTATCATCGTCTAAGAACTTATAATAATAAGTTCTTGTGTCGTTGTCAGCATCAGTGCTTCCAGAAGCAGCACAAGTCAAAGTATTATTCTTGTAAGCAGTCGCAGGAGTAATATTAATCTGAGACGGAACTGCTGGCGCATAGTTTAATGCTGTCACTGAACTTGAATTCACAGCAGTGCCGAATTCATTGCCATCACTTGGAATTACTTCGCATCTCAGAACATCAAAGTGCTTATATTTTCCTTCTGTGAGGATTACACTTGTCTCTCCAGAAATCTGTGAAGAGCCGTTAAACCATTTGAAAGTAGCTGTTACTGAATCGCCATCAGCATCTGACCAGTTATA
This genomic stretch from Candidatus Woesearchaeota archaeon harbors:
- a CDS encoding nucleotidyl transferase AbiEii/AbiGii toxin family protein translates to MDEIKELRKQDFELIIAEKGFDKQLLVKDYYITVLLYLLRNIKAIYFKGGTALQKTILDHSRISEDIDFTITESIANVREEINQAINSSNLFGTITHDKNVDTFVRLIVPYNTSFGKGEIFIDLNERGKLLTQYETLKIKNFYQNIPPFSFPCLSREEMVAEKVAAAICRNKPRDHYDIYQIIKNKIPINMKIVEQKCKLSDHEFSIIKMFNNAKKLKKRWDEDLGPLLIEQVTFQEMMKTLAKHFKLKDEKEKLKNNR
- a CDS encoding metallophosphoesterase family protein → MRILAFVDTHGSISALKRIVSESKKADIVICAGDISEMQINLEKLISLISASKTPVLIIHGNHEDPENLKRVCSRFESVIFLHKKEYIFDDCIFLGYGGGGFALRERDFRETAKGFSEIIRRNPKKKIILITHAPPRGTRLDLLGREHRGNSDIREFMEKNRIKLLVCGHFHENFGVKDKIGNKILINPGHGRIINV
- a CDS encoding PGF-pre-PGF domain-containing protein — translated: MKMKKTTLSLTIMLAISFILSSFLVSAVPAVWCGYADIGGTYSSTGTVIEAFVNSGATAAGTTRVGDYGITETGYYQIYVDGHDGDNVTFKIYGVAANASVQTWHLGFNCPPYLNISINKTATGGSCSYSAACSGGYCCSGATEYTSGSGTGTCQASACSAGEGGTSGGGVEVTGGGAVAAGITETQTVASVSAGSAASFKFTKLDSIGITEIDVNVNANKKDIKLIVSETSKPALATIAISSKDGGIFKYIKITKVGLLDSEITNVKIKFKIPKSWLLTNNIDPSTITLKHLITLTWEDLSTTQISSDSNYYYFEATSLSLSTFAIVGRKMAAVTPTPVPTPAPQETPAPEETPAVIEEESVKKPVSSLLIFVLIIAIIALLVVMVYLTLTKKKKSF